The DNA sequence AGTCCAAAAAATAGAAACACAAATAAATCGCCCAATCCTTTATAACCGTATGGCTTGTTTGAAGCGGTGTAACCAAATGCTGACCATATTGCAATTAGTCCTAAACCAAGTAGTATTAATATGGATGTCCAACCAATTACATGACGACTGAAGAACAAAAGCAATGACCCAGATACAAATGCTCCAATAGCAACACCAATTGATGCCTTTTTCATGGAAGCAGCGCTAATAATACCTGATTGAACCGCTCTTTCGGGCCCAATGCGAGAACTGTTATCAGATCCATGTTTTGAATCGCCATAATCGTTGGCTAAATTCGAAAGAATCTGAAGCAAAGTGGCCGTAAGTATTGAAAACACAAATATCTTCCAATCGAATGTTCCTGTTTGATAGGCTAATATATTTCCCAAGCCAATGCCAGAAATCGCCAATGGCAATGTATGTGGCCTGCAAGCCAGAATCCAATATTTGAGCTTAGTGTTCAAATTATTCGAATTTTTTGTCGATTTCGTTATTATCAATTTTTAGAAATACAGGCTTGCCAGTTGGAGAATAATATGGGTTTTCGCAAGCAAACAATTGATCAACTATCATATTCATTTCTTCTTTTTCAAGATGATCGCCTACTTTTATTCCTAATTTACTTGAAAGAGTTTGAGCCAGATTTTCGTTCAATGTGTTTTCAGAAATTCCCAAATTATTTTTGAACTCTTCAATCAGGCTTTCAATAAATTGTTCAGGATTACCAATGTTGTAATTGAGAGGTATGCCATTAATCACATAAGCACGTTTCCCGAAAAGCTCCATTATAAATCCCAATGATGATAGCAGTGGTTCAATATCTTTCATAATATGAAAATCGGCTTCAGAAAACTCCATGACTTCGGGGAATAATTGCTTTTGACTGGCCCTGTTTTCATCCTTAAATGAGTTCAAAAATTCTTCATAAAGAACTCGCTGATGTGCATACTGCTGGTGAATAAGCATGATTCCCGAATGAATTGGTGCAAAAATAAACTTCTTGTGTAGCTGTATTAATTTACTATCCTGATTTGGCTTGTCTTCTTCTTCGGAATCGGTGAAAGCAATTTTCTCAACTTCTTCAATATCACTTGTTTTTCCTTCTTTTTCTTCCTTGATTTCAAGAATCCTCATCAATTCTTTCCAATCCTGCTCGGTGGATTTTGATTTTGAATTACTAAGTGGATTTCTTTTCTCCTGATTTTCGTGAGACCCAATATCAACTTTTAGTCTGAAATCGTCTTTGTTTTTTTTGTTTTCAATATGCTGAAGATTATTTAAAAACGCTTCGTGTTCAAAATCAAAAGTAGGAGCTACATGGTGCTGTCCGAGTGTTTTTTTAACGGAGGCCTTTAAAATCATATAGATGCCTTTTTCATCTTCGAATTTAACCTCTGTTTTGGTTGGATGTACATTGACGTCAACTCGTGCTGGATCTACCTGCAGAAATAGAACATAAAGAGGATAGTGATCGGATGCGATTAGTTCTTCATAAGCATTAAAAATAGCATGATTAAAATATGGATTTTTAATGAAACGTCCATTAACAAATAGGTATTGCTCTCCTCTGGTTTTTCGTGCAGATGATGGATTTCCAATAAAACCATTTACTTTGAGGATAGGTGTGTCCTCTTCAATTGGAAGTAAAGATTTTTCGTGTTTTTTTCCAAGTACACCAATTATCCTGTTTTTTAAACCACCTTTGGGTAAATGAAATATTTCTTCCCGCTCACCAGCTAAAATGAATTTAATTCTGGTGTTTGCCAGTGATATTTGCTGAAAACAGTCAATAATATGCTTGTGTTCAACACTATTAGATTTAAGAAAATTCTTTCGTACAGGAATATTGAAGAATAGGTTTTTTACACTAACCGTTGTTCCAACCGGACAAGCAATTGGCTCTTGGGTCTTGAGAATACCTCCTTCCATGATCAGTAATATTCCAATTTCGTCTTCTTGCCTTCTTGTTTTTAACTCGACTGTTGAAACCGAAGCAATTGATG is a window from the Bacteroidota bacterium genome containing:
- the menA gene encoding 1,4-dihydroxy-2-naphthoate octaprenyltransferase, translating into MNTKLKYWILACRPHTLPLAISGIGLGNILAYQTGTFDWKIFVFSILTATLLQILSNLANDYGDSKHGSDNSSRIGPERAVQSGIISAASMKKASIGVAIGAFVSGSLLLFFSRHVIGWTSILILLGLGLIAIWSAFGYTASNKPYGYKGLGDLFVFLFFGLIAVCGSFYLQNNSLNVSAWFAAIAIGLFSTAVLNLNNMRDIKNDKASGKITLAVRLGIIKAKHYHSFLIGFGILFSLFFLSSYYNVLWQWLFTTPLFLVGLNIYKVYRVNDSIGFYPLLKQLSLAVLFFVLSLGIGFILIK
- the mutL gene encoding DNA mismatch repair endonuclease MutL, which gives rise to MPDIVHLLPESVANQIAAGEVVQRPSSVVKELLENAIDSGAQNIKLLIKESGKTLIQVSDDGSGMSETDARMCFERHATSKIHHASDLFNIHTLGFRGEAMASIASVSTVELKTRRQEDEIGILLIMEGGILKTQEPIACPVGTTVSVKNLFFNIPVRKNFLKSNSVEHKHIIDCFQQISLANTRIKFILAGEREEIFHLPKGGLKNRIIGVLGKKHEKSLLPIEEDTPILKVNGFIGNPSSARKTRGEQYLFVNGRFIKNPYFNHAIFNAYEELIASDHYPLYVLFLQVDPARVDVNVHPTKTEVKFEDEKGIYMILKASVKKTLGQHHVAPTFDFEHEAFLNNLQHIENKKNKDDFRLKVDIGSHENQEKRNPLSNSKSKSTEQDWKELMRILEIKEEKEGKTSDIEEVEKIAFTDSEEEDKPNQDSKLIQLHKKFIFAPIHSGIMLIHQQYAHQRVLYEEFLNSFKDENRASQKQLFPEVMEFSEADFHIMKDIEPLLSSLGFIMELFGKRAYVINGIPLNYNIGNPEQFIESLIEEFKNNLGISENTLNENLAQTLSSKLGIKVGDHLEKEEMNMIVDQLFACENPYYSPTGKPVFLKIDNNEIDKKFE